From the Oryza glaberrima chromosome 5, OglaRS2, whole genome shotgun sequence genome, one window contains:
- the LOC127774224 gene encoding putative disease resistance protein RGA3, whose protein sequence is MRDLAGALLRIQPVARGVERRGDAGQRDLADWLLQLKGAVAEPPSRELKRLVGRIDRIHDVSERLVDAAAEEEAGEAGRGVRSPNRVTGSVLTERKVFGREKECGEVISRLVDCPENACSSALPVVAIVGHGGMGKTTVAQFVYNDERIEQKFDIKAWVCVWDRSDAAELTREILQSIGGPDDTLYGDNSAKLDILQAKLEVLVRSKRFLLVLDDVWNDEAKMELENKDLWRKVLAPLRSAGRGSKILVTTRMKLVARYLNSTHVVSLDVLGSSDCWLLLKEAALGGESKDIPPDLQEIGRTIAAKAKGSPLVSKALGQMLRNTRIISTYLDTFSDALHTAAYFQGAVGFNEINW, encoded by the exons ATGCGGGACCTCGCGGGCGCGCTCCTCCGGATCCAGCCCGTCGCGCGCGGGGTCGAGCGGCGCGGGGACGCGGGGCAGCGCGACCTCGCGGACTGGCTCCTCCAGCTCaagggcgccgtcgccgag CCGCCCTCCCGGGAGCTCAAGCGACTGGTGGGCAGGATCGACCGCATCCACGACGTCTCCGAGCGTCTCGTTGACGCCGCGGCGGAAGAAGAAGCCGGCGAGGCGGGTCGCGGCGTGAGGTCGCCGAACCGCGTGACCGGCTCCGTGCTCACGGAGAGGAAGGTGTTTGGGCGTGAGAAAGAGTGTGGCGAGGTAATCAGCAGGCTGGTGGATTGTCCGGAGAACGCATGCTCTTCTGCTCTTCCGGTTGTTGCAATCGTCGGACATGGTGGAATGGGGAAGACAACCGTTGCGCAGTTCGTTTACAACGATGAGAGGATTGAACAGAAATTTGATATCAAAGCCTGGGTCTGTGTCTGGGATAGATCTGATGCCGCGGAGCTAACAAGGGAGATATTGCAGTCCATTGGTGGTCCGGATGATACGCTGTACGGTGACAATTCTGCCAAATTGGATATTCTGCAGGCAAAACTTGAAGTATTGGTCAGGTCAAAGAGGTTTCTACTAGTTCTTGATGATGTTTGGAATGATGAGGCTAAGATGGAGCTGGAGAATAAGGATCTGTGGAGAAAGGTGCTGGCACCTCTTAGGTCTGCCGGGAGAGGCAGCAAGATCTTGGTGACCACTCGAATGAAACTAGTAGCGCGGTATCTCAATTCGACTCATGTTGTCTCCCTTGATGTGTTGGGAAGCAGCGACTGCTGGTTGTTGTTAAAGGAGGCTGCTCTGGGTGGAGAAAGCAAGGATATTCCTCCTGATTTGCAAGAGATTGGAAGAACCATTGCTGCAAAGGCAAAGGGCTCCCCTTTAGTTTCCAAGGCTCTTGGACAGATGCTAAGAAACACCAGGA TTATCAGCACTTACCTGGACACCTTCAGCGATGCTTTGCATACTGCAGCATATTTCCAAGGGGCTGTAGGTTTCAACGAGATAAATTGGTGA
- the LOC127773123 gene encoding uncharacterized protein LOC127773123: MGEPSVARSKDCDMEYDDSSSRQSGEPLLEHVEGVERSVDYSDGLPPTSKGMFQSNKRKSKAADEDLHLKLRTRLDAEVARMFYSSGLSLKVATDPFFKSAFSRATSMPGFAAEEDEHQDDQPSLVTQMFFSIGLSPTITRNPYYRGSFAMAALFQIPGYVPPGVDQLKTTLLQKERADIENMLQTIKNTWRKAGVTIVSDGWSDFKRRPIINIIAVNEAGPVFLQAINNEDGWMWMMDDYIAEKLIAAIEDVGSENVVQVITDNDPFCRAAGVLIEQKYSHIQWTPSVAHSLSLALENICAAKNAENVVFKDCHWISEVIGDAKMINDFISNHSMVLSMISEFSKLKILGIAHTRFASDIVMLKRFRLTKQSLIGIVISDKWSVYSKDDEGKAKLVMKKLTDELWWDQVDYILAFTEPIYSMIRITDTEKQCIHLIYGMWNDMAEKVKAIIYKHEGKGADEESTFYSAVNGI; this comes from the exons ATGGGGGAACCTAGTGTTGCACG TTCCAAAGACTGTGATATGGAGTATGATGATAGTTCTTCTAGACAAAGTGGCGAGCCTTTGTTGGAACATGTGGAAGGTGTGGAACGATCTGTCGATTATTCAGATGGCTTGCCCCCTACAAGCAAGGGTATGTTTCAGTCAAATAAAAGAAAGAGCAAAGCTGCAGATGAGGATCTTCATCTGAAACTTCGAACTCGATTGGATGCTGAAGTTGCTAGAATGTTCTATTCTTCAG GATTATCCTTAAAGGTCGCGACGGACCCATTCTTTAAGAGCGCATTCTCTCGTGCCACCTCCATGCCTGGTTTCGCGGCTGAAGAGGATGAGCATCAAGATGACCAGCCTTCCCTAGTTACACAAATGTTCTTTTCCATAG GTTTGTCCCCCACTATTACAAGGAACCCATATTATCGGGGTTCATTCGCTATGGCCGCGTTGTTCCAGATTCCTGGATATGTTCCTCCTGGGGTCGACCAGCTGAAGACAACTCTCTTGCAGAAAGAAAGGGCTGACATTGAAAACATGCTGCAGACCATAAAAAACACGTGGAGGAAAGCAGGTGTGACGATTGTTTCTGATGGGTGGTCAGATTTTAAAAGGCGACCTATCATCAATATCATAGCTGTCAATGAAGCTGGGCCAGTTTTTTTGCAAGCAATTAACAATGAAGATGGGTGGATGTGGATGATGGATGACTACATTGCAGAGAAGCTCATTGCTGCAATTGAAGACGTTGGATCAGAAAATGTTGTCCAAGTGATCACAGACAATGATCCTTTTTGCAGAGCTGCTGGGGTGCTGATTGAACAGAAGTACAGTCACATCCAATGGACGCCAAGTGTTGCTCATTCTTTAAGTCTTGCCTTGGAGAATATTTGTGCTGCTAAGAATGCCGAAAATGTTGTCTTCAAAGACTGCCACTGGATTTCAGAAGTTATAGGGGATGCAAAAATGATAAATGATTTTATAAGTAATCATTCTATGGTACTATCCATGATCAGCGAGTTCAGTAAGCTGAAGATACTTGGCATTGCTCACACAAGATTTGCTTCAGATATTGTCATGCTAAAGAGGTTTCGGTTGACTAAGCAATCTCTTATAGGGATTGTCATCAGTGACAAGTGGTCCGTTTACAGTAAAGATGACGAGGGGAAAGCAAAGCTTGTGATGAAAAAACTTACTGATGAATTGTGGTGGGATCAAGTTGATTACATTCTTGCTTTCACAGAACCGATATATTCAATGATACGCATCACGGACACTGAAAAGCAATGCATTCATTTGATCTATGGAATGTGGAATGATATGGCAGAGAAGGTAAAGGCTATTATTTATAAACATGAAGGCAAGGGGGCTGATGAAGAATCAACTTTTTACTCTGCTGTAAATGGCATTTAG